A single Garra rufa chromosome 9, GarRuf1.0, whole genome shotgun sequence DNA region contains:
- the lyplal1 gene encoding lysophospholipase-like protein 1, which translates to MKMAAVKLQKSVVNQAGKHTASVIFLHGSGDTGPGLRRWVYDVLGQNLAFENIRVIYPTAPARPYTPMRGAQSNVWFDRHKISQDCPEHLESIDSMCDNLSAIVQEEIQAGIPKHRMVIGGFSMGGAMALHLVCRYHQDVAGVFALSSFLNKDSVVYQAVENASQQPLPELFQCHGTADELVFHSWGEETNSLLKKAGLNTSFHSFPDLNHQLCRQELELLRSWILKKLSL; encoded by the exons ATGAAAATGGCTGCAGTTAAACTACAGAAGAGTGTCGTGAATCAGGCTGGAAAACACACTGCTTCTGTCATCTTTCTTCATGGCTCAG GAGACACAGGGCCGGGTTTGCGCAGGTGGGTTTATGATGTGTTGGGACAAAACCTGGCATTTGAAAACATCCGGGTGATTTATCCCACAGCACCAGCCAG GCCATACACACCCATGCGAGGGGCTCAATCTAACGTGTGGTTCGACCGCCACAAGATTTCCCAGGACTGCCCGGAACATTTAGAGTCTATAGATTCCATGTGTGATAATTTAAGCGCCATTGTCCAGGAGGAGATCCAGGCAGGGATCCCTAAACACAGGATGGTTATTG GTGGCTTCTCAATGGGGGGTGCCATGGCACTACACCTGGTTTGCAGGTACCACCAGGATGTTGCTGGCGTCTTCGCTCTGTCCAGCTTCCTAAACAAAGACTCAGTTGTATATCAG GCAGTAGAAAATGCATCTCAACAGCCTCTACCTGAGCTCTTTCAGTGTCACGGCACAGCGGATGAGCTGGTTTTCCATAGCTGGGGCGAGGAGACCAACTCACTGTTAAAGAAAGCTGGCCTCAACACGTCTTTCCATTCCTTCCCAGACCTCAACCATCAGTTGTGTCGACAAGAACTGGAGTTACTACGCTCCTGGATCCTAAAGAAACTTTCCCTTTAG